In Buchnera aphidicola (Eriosoma grossulariae), a genomic segment contains:
- a CDS encoding phosphoadenylyl-sulfate reductase translates to MSTINLLDLNHFNDVDQKKILLEYNLLLKKMNIQQRIVWILENLPKNFVVSSSFGLQSVVFLNFIVQQIPNIPVILIDTGYLFSETYKYIDIITNIFNLNLNIFRSKISPAWQETRYGKLWEGGLIGLKKYNTINKIKPMQQALKKLSVMTWFSGLRHDQSKFRSHLQYLSIQNGIFKVLPILDWNNNQINDYINKNNLPCHPLWNKGYLSIGDWHTTHKYDKTMTPDETRFFGLKRECGLHDK, encoded by the coding sequence ATGTCTACAATTAATTTGTTAGATTTAAACCATTTCAATGATGTAGATCAAAAAAAAATTTTATTGGAATACAATTTATTATTAAAAAAAATGAATATTCAGCAACGTATTGTTTGGATATTAGAAAATTTACCTAAAAATTTTGTTGTTTCATCAAGTTTTGGTTTGCAATCAGTTGTTTTTTTAAATTTCATTGTACAACAAATACCTAATATTCCAGTTATTTTAATTGATACTGGTTATTTATTTTCTGAAACTTATAAATATATTGATATTATTACTAATATTTTTAATTTAAATTTAAATATATTTCGTTCTAAAATATCACCAGCATGGCAAGAAACAAGATATGGAAAATTATGGGAAGGTGGTTTAATAGGGTTAAAAAAATACAATACAATTAATAAAATCAAACCAATGCAACAAGCATTAAAAAAACTATCTGTTATGACTTGGTTTTCAGGATTACGACATGATCAATCAAAATTTCGTTCTCATTTACAATATTTATCCATTCAAAATGGTATATTCAAAGTATTACCAATATTAGATTGGAATAATAATCAAATTAATGATTACATAAACAAAAATAATTTGCCCTGTCATCCATTATGGAATAAAGGGTATTTATCAATTGGAGATTGGCATACTACTCATAAGTATGACAAAACCATGACACCAGATGAAACTAGATTTTTTGGTTTAAAAAGAGAATGTGGTTTGCATGATAAGTAA
- the cysI gene encoding assimilatory sulfite reductase (NADPH) hemoprotein subunit, which translates to MSKNIKNKQDNNIEQLSDFERIKVESNYLRGSITDDLKDNLTNGFTGDNYSLIRFHGMYQQDDRDIRAERIQQKLEPKHAMMLRCRLPGGIITPLQWLKIDEFSNLHTIYGSIRLTNRQTFQLHGIFKSKLKMIHKILHEIGLDSLGTAHDVNRNVLCTSNPIESTLHDEVYRWAKKISNHLLPKTKAYLEIWLDKSKVITTDHEPILSKRYLPRKFKTGILIPPDNDIDLHANDMNLIAIVEDNQLVGFNILVGGGLSIEHGNKNTWPSLSIEFGFVLLRNILIVVESIVTTQRDWGNRCNRKNAKTRYTLQKYGIKNFKNEVEKRSNIKFESIRPYKFLTRGDHFGWKKGIDNKWHLTLFIPGGRLLDDKNQLLKSGMNAIAKIHRGDFRLTANQNLIIARVDENDKKDIEDIALNYGLIKSVTNLQKSSMACVAFPTCPLAMSESERVLLIFIKKIERIMNQYGVGAKSIVFRISGCPNGCGRSLLAEIGLIGKSLGRYNLYLGGNSIGTRIASLYSENINESEIFNILDKLIKLWSEKRYPKERFGDFCIRYNISKKIINSMLDFWS; encoded by the coding sequence ATGTCTAAAAATATTAAAAATAAACAAGATAATAATATAGAGCAGTTATCTGATTTTGAACGTATAAAAGTAGAAAGTAATTACTTAAGAGGTAGTATTACTGATGATTTAAAAGACAATTTAACTAATGGTTTTACAGGAGATAATTACTCTTTAATAAGATTTCATGGCATGTATCAACAAGATGACCGAGATATTCGTGCAGAAAGAATACAACAAAAATTAGAACCAAAACATGCTATGATGTTAAGATGTCGATTACCTGGTGGTATAATTACACCTTTGCAATGGTTAAAAATTGATGAATTTTCAAATTTACATACAATTTATGGATCTATTCGGTTAACTAATCGGCAAACTTTTCAGTTACATGGTATTTTTAAAAGTAAATTAAAAATGATTCATAAAATTTTACATGAAATTGGACTAGATTCTTTAGGTACTGCTCATGATGTAAATCGTAATGTATTGTGTACATCTAATCCAATAGAATCGACACTACATGATGAAGTTTATAGATGGGCAAAAAAAATATCCAATCATTTATTACCTAAAACTAAAGCATATTTAGAAATTTGGTTAGATAAATCTAAAGTAATTACTACAGATCATGAACCAATTCTTAGTAAAAGATATTTACCTAGAAAATTTAAAACTGGTATATTAATTCCTCCTGATAATGATATAGATTTACATGCTAATGATATGAATTTAATAGCAATTGTAGAAGATAATCAATTAGTTGGTTTTAATATATTAGTCGGTGGTGGTTTATCTATTGAACATGGGAATAAGAATACTTGGCCATCATTGTCAATAGAATTTGGATTTGTTTTATTAAGAAATATATTAATTGTTGTTGAATCAATAGTAACTACTCAACGAGATTGGGGAAATCGATGTAATAGAAAAAATGCTAAAACTAGATATACATTACAAAAATATGGAATAAAAAATTTTAAAAATGAAGTAGAAAAAAGATCGAATATAAAATTTGAATCAATTCGTCCTTATAAATTTTTAACTAGAGGAGATCATTTTGGATGGAAAAAAGGAATAGATAATAAATGGCATTTAACATTATTTATACCAGGAGGGAGATTATTAGATGATAAAAATCAATTGTTAAAATCAGGAATGAATGCTATTGCGAAAATTCATCGCGGGGATTTTCGTTTAACTGCTAATCAAAACTTAATTATTGCCAGAGTAGATGAAAATGATAAAAAAGATATTGAAGATATAGCATTAAATTACGGATTAATCAAATCAGTAACAAATTTACAAAAAAGTTCAATGGCGTGTGTTGCTTTTCCGACTTGTCCATTAGCAATGTCAGAATCAGAACGTGTATTATTAATTTTTATAAAAAAAATTGAAAGAATTATGAATCAATATGGTGTAGGTGCTAAAAGTATAGTATTTCGTATTTCTGGTTGTCCTAATGGTTGTGGAAGATCATTGTTGGCAGAAATTGGTTTAATAGGTAAATCTTTGGGTCGTTATAATTTATATTTAGGAGGCAATTCGATCGGTACACGCATAGCTAGTTTATATTCTGAAAATATTAATGAATCAGAAATTTTTAATATTTTAGATAAATTAATCAAATTATGGTCTGAAAAACGTTATCCAAAGGAAAGATTTGGTGATTTTTGCATACGTTATAATATATCAAAAAAAATTATCAATTCTATGTTAGATTTTTGGAGTTAA
- a CDS encoding assimilatory sulfite reductase (NADPH) flavoprotein subunit — MTNYDDSNHLFPINSEILSSLKIDSNRLSKMQLAWISGYYWGKIDHDEKNIVLNSDLNKKKPPVVSIVSASQTGNAYQLSKLLFNDLKSNNIESNLLQACDYSFKKIQKERFLIIITSTQGEGEPPEEAISFYNFLMSKKVPKLNNLFFSIFGLGDSSYNLFCQSGKDFDSRLHELGGIRLIDRIDADIEYNEIAKIWRRNLIVELKIKLKEQSFVNNSVSNIVNHKSLINNINEFTKENPFQGVLLVNQKITGRNSIKDVRHIEIGIDNSKIVYQPGDSLGIWYENNPELVLNILAIFNIDKDELVKVNNKSMSIFIALKNFFELTINTIKIIKNYALLTNNNDFKKLILDKDKINAYLKKQSILSMFNNFPTVLSALQLVNLLRPLTPRFYSISSSQKLLNDEVHITVGVVQYFLSNYLCQGGASSYLSYRVSEDSKIRIFIQSNNHFRLPKDGDISIIMIGPGTGIAPFRAFMQEREYLQSKGKNWIFYGNQTFTEDFLYQREWQRYYKMGLLTKIDLAWSRDSSQKNYVQHEIWRKGQEVWDWISNGAYIYICGDKSNMAKDVEWTLLKIFEKYGFMDKDKSNEYLMHLRINNRYQRDVY, encoded by the coding sequence ATGACAAATTACGATGATTCAAATCATTTATTTCCTATTAATTCAGAAATATTATCGTCTTTAAAAATTGATTCTAATCGTTTATCAAAAATGCAATTGGCATGGATTTCTGGTTATTATTGGGGTAAGATTGATCATGATGAAAAAAATATAGTTTTAAATTCTGATTTAAATAAAAAAAAACCTCCTGTTGTTTCTATTGTATCTGCTTCTCAAACTGGGAATGCATATCAATTATCAAAATTATTATTTAATGATTTAAAATCAAACAATATTGAATCTAATTTATTACAGGCATGTGATTATTCTTTTAAAAAAATTCAAAAAGAACGATTTTTAATTATTATTACTTCTACTCAAGGAGAAGGGGAACCTCCAGAAGAAGCAATATCTTTTTATAATTTTTTAATGTCAAAAAAAGTACCTAAATTAAATAATCTTTTTTTTTCTATTTTTGGATTAGGAGATTCTTCTTATAATTTATTTTGTCAATCTGGAAAAGATTTTGATTCTAGATTACATGAATTAGGAGGTATAAGATTAATTGATCGTATTGATGCAGATATTGAATATAATGAAATAGCAAAAATATGGCGTAGAAATTTGATTGTTGAATTAAAGATAAAATTGAAAGAACAAAGTTTTGTTAATAATTCAGTATCAAATATCGTTAATCACAAATCATTAATTAATAATATTAATGAATTTACAAAAGAAAATCCATTTCAGGGAGTGTTATTAGTCAATCAAAAAATTACTGGTAGAAATTCAATTAAAGATGTCAGACATATTGAAATTGGTATTGATAATTCTAAGATTGTTTATCAACCAGGAGATTCATTGGGTATATGGTATGAAAACAATCCTGAATTAGTATTGAATATTTTAGCAATATTTAATATTGATAAAGACGAATTAGTTAAAGTTAATAATAAATCGATGAGTATATTTATTGCTTTAAAAAATTTTTTTGAATTAACGATTAATACAATTAAAATTATTAAAAATTATGCTTTATTAACCAATAATAATGATTTTAAAAAATTAATTTTAGATAAAGATAAAATTAATGCTTATTTAAAAAAACAATCTATTTTAAGTATGTTTAATAATTTTCCAACAGTTTTGTCAGCTTTGCAATTAGTTAATTTATTAAGACCTTTAACTCCGAGATTTTATTCTATTTCTTCTTCTCAAAAATTATTAAATGATGAAGTACATATTACAGTTGGAGTAGTTCAATATTTTTTATCTAATTATTTATGTCAAGGTGGTGCTTCTAGTTATTTATCATATAGAGTATCAGAAGATAGTAAAATTCGTATTTTTATTCAGTCTAATAACCATTTTCGTTTACCTAAAGATGGTGATATTTCTATTATTATGATTGGTCCTGGAACAGGAATAGCTCCATTTAGAGCTTTTATGCAAGAAAGAGAATATTTACAATCAAAAGGAAAAAATTGGATTTTTTATGGAAATCAAACTTTCACGGAAGATTTTTTATATCAAAGAGAATGGCAAAGATATTATAAAATGGGTTTATTAACTAAAATTGATTTAGCCTGGTCTAGAGATTCTAGTCAAAAAAATTATGTTCAACATGAAATTTGGAGAAAAGGGCAAGAAGTATGGGATTGGATTTCAAATGGAGCATATATTTATATTTGTGGAGATAAATCTAATATGGCTAAAGATGTTGAATGGACTTTATTAAAAATTTTTGAAAAGTATGGATTTATGGATAAAGATAAATCTAATGAATATTTAATGCATTTACGTATTAATAATCGATATCAAAGGGATGTTTATTAA
- the mutS gene encoding DNA mismatch repair protein MutS: protein MNDLKEIKNNSKIILQKKKNSFHTPMIKQYLVFKKKYPNMFLFYQMGDFYELFFDDAIQSSYLLNIKLTKRGYSSINTIPMSGIPCCNVNYYISKLVKLGKSIVICNQIGNKSLQKGLMKRKIVKVITPGTVTDEDFLSENIDNLLAAVYEHKNNFGYATLDLSSGRFYVYEYNTKDALLAGIQSTDPQELLYPENFLHINLIKHRKNLKKCSDSDFEMNLAKKLLNLHFGKKNLSCFGISDNSIVLPAAGCLFIYVKSMHYNHFDHIRSIKMLNNQDYIYMNSTTIKNLELVKNLSGGNSNTLLSVLDRTVTKMGSRMLKRWLYFPIRNRLTIKNRQKIIFVLQKHYYPLQQLLIHIGDLERIVSRLSLRTALPNDWLSLRISLRIIPKIHNLLSDISEKNLNILLSYIGLFPDLILILERSIAEFPSICIREGNVIADKYNLKLDELRQLKKSAKNILINIENQERVKLGISNLKISFNSLIGYYVQISNKYLEFIPSHYVKKQTLKHFTRFTFSELQQFQETFLTADFRAIELETVLYEELFDIIFPYLKELQIAAIYLSELDVLANLSERSIQLNYVCPLITEKNEIILEKSRHPVIEEISQISFIANDVFLSQKKNVMIITGPNMGGKSTYMRQIALIVILSSIGSFVPAKKAKIGIFDKIFTRIGSADNLFRGQSTFMVEMIELSSILNHATDHSLVLIDEIGRGTSNCDGLALAWSCVEYLVTQINSITLFSTHYVELTLLIHKFKTIQNMFFSILKKNDDIVFLYTIQPGISKNSHSLSVAKMSGLPSDVIIRAKKKLKELNSIKLDIQKNNILINFIISLEPENISPRKALDYIYFLKSII from the coding sequence ATGAATGATTTAAAAGAAATTAAGAATAATAGCAAGATTATTTTGCAAAAAAAAAAAAATAGTTTTCATACTCCAATGATAAAACAATATCTAGTGTTTAAAAAAAAATATCCAAATATGTTTTTATTTTATCAGATGGGTGATTTTTATGAACTTTTTTTTGACGATGCTATACAATCGTCTTATTTATTAAATATTAAATTAACTAAAAGAGGATATTCTTCTATTAATACTATTCCAATGTCTGGAATTCCTTGTTGTAATGTTAATTACTATATATCAAAGTTAGTTAAATTAGGTAAATCTATTGTTATTTGTAATCAAATAGGAAATAAATCATTACAAAAAGGATTAATGAAACGGAAAATTGTAAAAGTTATAACACCTGGTACTGTTACAGATGAAGATTTTTTATCTGAAAATATAGATAATTTATTAGCTGCAGTATATGAACATAAAAATAATTTTGGTTATGCCACTTTAGATCTTTCTTCTGGTAGATTTTATGTTTATGAATATAATACAAAAGATGCATTATTAGCAGGAATTCAATCTACAGATCCTCAGGAATTATTATACCCTGAAAATTTTTTACATATTAATTTAATTAAGCATCGTAAAAATTTAAAAAAATGTTCTGATTCTGATTTTGAAATGAATTTAGCAAAAAAATTATTAAATTTACATTTTGGTAAGAAAAATTTATCATGTTTTGGAATCAGTGATAATAGTATTGTATTACCTGCAGCAGGTTGTTTATTCATTTATGTAAAATCTATGCATTATAATCATTTTGATCATATTCGTTCAATAAAAATGTTAAATAATCAAGATTATATTTACATGAATTCAACTACAATTAAAAATCTTGAATTGGTTAAAAATCTTTCTGGTGGAAATAGTAATACTTTGCTTTCTGTTTTAGATCGTACAGTTACAAAAATGGGTAGTAGAATGTTAAAAAGATGGTTGTATTTTCCCATTCGTAATAGATTAACTATTAAAAATAGACAAAAAATTATTTTTGTATTACAAAAACATTATTATCCCTTGCAACAATTATTAATTCATATTGGTGATCTGGAAAGAATTGTTTCAAGACTTTCATTACGTACTGCTTTACCGAATGATTGGTTGTCTTTAAGGATTTCATTAAGAATTATTCCTAAAATTCATAATCTTTTATCAGATATTAGTGAAAAAAATTTAAATATATTATTGTCATATATTGGATTATTTCCTGATTTGATTCTTATCTTAGAAAGATCTATTGCTGAATTTCCTTCTATTTGTATTCGTGAAGGAAATGTTATAGCTGATAAATATAACTTAAAATTAGATGAATTAAGACAATTAAAAAAATCAGCTAAAAACATATTAATTAATATAGAAAATCAAGAACGTGTTAAATTAGGAATTAGTAATTTAAAAATAAGTTTTAATAGTTTAATTGGTTATTATGTTCAAATAAGTAATAAATATTTAGAATTCATACCTAGTCATTATGTTAAAAAACAAACTTTAAAACATTTTACTAGATTTACGTTTTCGGAATTACAGCAATTTCAAGAAACATTTTTAACAGCTGATTTTAGAGCTATTGAATTAGAAACAGTATTGTATGAAGAATTATTTGATATTATTTTTCCTTATTTAAAAGAATTACAAATTGCCGCTATTTATTTGTCAGAATTAGATGTATTAGCTAATTTATCAGAAAGATCTATTCAATTGAATTATGTTTGTCCGTTGATAACTGAAAAAAATGAAATTATTTTAGAAAAAAGTAGGCATCCAGTCATAGAAGAAATTTCACAAATATCTTTTATTGCTAATGATGTATTTTTATCACAAAAAAAAAATGTAATGATTATTACCGGACCAAACATGGGTGGAAAGAGTACTTATATGCGTCAAATTGCACTTATTGTAATTTTGTCTAGTATAGGAAGTTTTGTTCCTGCCAAAAAAGCTAAAATTGGTATTTTTGATAAAATATTTACTAGAATAGGATCAGCCGATAATTTGTTTAGAGGTCAGTCTACTTTTATGGTAGAAATGATTGAATTATCTAGTATTTTAAATCATGCGACAGATCATAGTTTGGTATTAATAGATGAGATTGGGAGAGGTACTTCTAATTGTGATGGATTAGCTTTAGCTTGGTCATGTGTAGAATATCTAGTTACTCAAATTAATTCAATTACTTTATTTTCTACTCATTATGTTGAATTAACATTATTAATACATAAATTTAAAACAATACAAAATATGTTTTTTAGTATATTGAAAAAAAATGATGATATTGTTTTTCTATATACTATACAGCCTGGTATTTCTAAAAATAGTCATTCTTTATCAGTGGCAAAAATGTCTGGTTTACCTTCTGATGTAATTATTAGAGCAAAAAAAAAATTAAAAGAATTAAATTCTATCAAATTAGATATACAAAAAAATAATATTTTAATAAATTTTATTATTTCCTTAGAACCAGAAAATATTTCTCCTAGAAAAGCTTTAGATTATATTTATTTTTTGAAATCTATTATATAA
- a CDS encoding DsbA family protein, with amino-acid sequence MKKLFIFIISIIFSSNLFAQSFIEGEHYIRIPKRIHNVPTIVEFFSFFCTHCYQLEKQLNLNKKIENILSSKNKIQMCHVNFLNNQFDQMLTHIWQMAISIHAEKKILIPIFKYIHENTFALNKNNIKKIFIKYTNITSKKYNLLWNSYQVHQLIFNNQQLTKKIYLKYIPTFLINGKYIINNESFNNVSHHQFITEYINLLKYLIQQK; translated from the coding sequence TTGAAAAAACTATTTATTTTTATCATAAGCATAATATTTTCATCCAATTTATTTGCACAATCTTTTATTGAAGGAGAACATTATATACGTATTCCTAAAAGAATTCATAATGTTCCTACTATTGTAGAATTTTTTTCTTTTTTTTGTACACATTGTTATCAATTGGAAAAACAATTGAATTTAAATAAAAAAATAGAAAATATATTATCTTCGAAAAATAAAATACAAATGTGTCATGTAAACTTTTTAAATAATCAATTTGATCAAATGCTAACACATATTTGGCAAATGGCTATATCTATTCATGCTGAAAAAAAGATTCTTATTCCTATATTTAAATACATTCATGAAAATACATTTGCTCTTAACAAAAACAATATCAAAAAAATATTTATTAAATATACTAATATAACAAGCAAAAAATATAATTTATTATGGAATAGTTATCAAGTACATCAATTAATTTTTAACAATCAACAATTAACTAAAAAAATTTATTTAAAATACATACCAACATTTTTAATTAATGGAAAATATATTATTAATAATGAATCATTTAATAACGTGTCTCATCATCAATTTATTACAGAATATATAAATCTTTTAAAATATTTAATACAACAAAAATAA